One Megasphaera elsdenii DSM 20460 genomic window carries:
- the rarD gene encoding EamA family transporter RarD, translating to MDGSKICYIYFILSQAIWGVLPAFWLLLRQLPPLYTLASRIVWASVFCFFLIIQKKLLPDLKGVRQERWQWPYIAGACIFITLNWGSYIYATTQGFILQASLAYFINPIVLVFFGGLLFHERLRPIQKLSVVVAGAGLVLAFCLYGVVPWLSFLICLTWATYSMLKKKVRLDSQVSVFIESFSMVPLSLLFIAFSEGHGLGAIGTFQGWQWLLLPATGVVTAVPMMLFSAGVKGVPITTGGMLMYLSPSITLVIGLLSGETITPPLRLTFCFAWVAVALYVYGLYQTIKGLRESECH from the coding sequence ATGGACGGGAGCAAAATTTGTTATATCTATTTCATTCTAAGTCAGGCCATCTGGGGCGTACTGCCGGCCTTCTGGCTGCTGTTGCGGCAGCTGCCGCCGCTGTACACGCTGGCCTCGCGCATTGTCTGGGCGTCGGTCTTCTGCTTTTTCCTCATCATACAGAAAAAGCTCCTGCCCGACCTGAAAGGGGTCCGGCAGGAGCGCTGGCAATGGCCGTATATTGCTGGGGCCTGTATCTTCATTACCCTGAACTGGGGGTCTTATATTTACGCGACGACACAGGGCTTCATTCTCCAGGCCAGCCTGGCCTATTTCATCAATCCTATCGTCCTCGTCTTTTTCGGCGGCCTTCTCTTCCATGAACGGCTGCGGCCTATCCAGAAACTGTCCGTCGTCGTCGCCGGAGCCGGCCTGGTCCTGGCCTTCTGTCTGTACGGTGTCGTTCCCTGGTTGTCGTTCCTCATCTGCCTGACCTGGGCGACGTACAGCATGTTGAAAAAGAAAGTCCGCCTGGACAGCCAGGTTTCGGTCTTCATCGAATCCTTTTCCATGGTACCCTTATCCCTGCTTTTCATCGCCTTTAGCGAAGGGCATGGCCTGGGTGCCATAGGAACCTTCCAGGGTTGGCAATGGCTGCTCCTGCCGGCGACGGGCGTCGTCACCGCCGTTCCTATGATGCTCTTTTCGGCCGGTGTCAAAGGGGTCCCCATAACGACGGGCGGTATGCTCATGTACCTCTCGCCGAGCATCACCCTGGTCATCGGCCTCTTGAGCGGTGAAACTATCACGCCGCCCTTGCGCCTGACCTTCTGCTTCGCCTGGGTAGCCGTCGCCCTCTACGTGTACGGCCTTTACCAGACAATCAAGGGGCTTCGTGAAAGTGAATGCCATTAA
- a CDS encoding cytidylate kinase-like family protein yields the protein MEKFIITINRQFGSMGRPIAKEMAEALNVEFYDRDLIEAAAKKMNMSLSIASDLEESAKPNRFWRMCFPLGHDETRKQDELFQVEKKIILNLADAKSCIIVGRCSDSILKCSKHLLRIFIYAPYKERLKNCVERLKMDERTAKEMMRNVDRARDAYQVRYAGYLPGDFHHTDLLINSSFLGVEATAQYLTELVLKKYGSHHIA from the coding sequence ATGGAAAAATTCATCATCACCATTAACCGTCAGTTTGGCAGTATGGGCCGGCCCATTGCCAAAGAAATGGCCGAAGCCCTGAACGTCGAGTTCTATGACCGGGACCTCATCGAAGCGGCGGCGAAAAAGATGAATATGTCCTTGTCCATTGCTAGCGATCTGGAAGAATCGGCCAAACCCAACCGCTTCTGGCGCATGTGCTTTCCCTTAGGGCACGACGAAACGCGGAAACAGGACGAGCTCTTCCAGGTAGAAAAGAAAATCATCTTGAACCTAGCCGATGCCAAGTCGTGCATCATCGTCGGCCGCTGTTCCGATTCTATCTTGAAATGTTCCAAGCACTTGCTGCGCATCTTTATCTATGCACCCTATAAAGAACGCCTCAAGAACTGCGTTGAACGGCTCAAGATGGACGAACGGACGGCCAAGGAAATGATGCGCAACGTCGACCGGGCCCGCGACGCCTACCAGGTTCGTTATGCCGGTTATCTGCCAGGCGACTTCCACCATACGGACCTGCTCATCAACAGCAGCTTTCTCGGCGTCGAAGCGACGGCCCAGTATTTGACCGAACTCGTACTCAAAAAATACGGCTCCCACCACATTGCGTAA
- a CDS encoding ABC transporter substrate-binding protein: MMMNSKVKKAILAGLSAVVSISVLAGCGGGSGSGDKASLKGKELKVATGIYAPFAFKDENSKLVGYDLDLLDAMSKKLGFTYKVTPTEYDNMFMAVANGEYDIGMGQVCITEDRKKKMDFTEPYENAGLQFIVRKDENLTSVDQLKGKKIAVEKGTASHKYVTEHCRDSEIVVFPSISAAFMEVEQGKADALMQDKPNAVYYLKKHPESGLTLLGEETAKIPDGFALPKDSPYKAEFDKALKELQEDGTIKKLEDKWLNV, encoded by the coding sequence ATGATGATGAACAGTAAAGTAAAAAAAGCAATCTTAGCCGGCTTGAGTGCCGTCGTATCCATATCTGTCTTAGCTGGCTGTGGCGGGGGAAGTGGCAGCGGTGATAAGGCTAGCCTGAAAGGGAAAGAATTGAAAGTAGCGACCGGGATCTATGCGCCTTTTGCTTTCAAAGATGAAAACAGCAAGCTCGTCGGTTACGACTTGGACTTGCTCGACGCCATGTCCAAGAAACTGGGCTTTACGTATAAAGTCACGCCGACAGAATACGACAACATGTTCATGGCCGTCGCCAATGGCGAATATGATATCGGCATGGGCCAGGTCTGCATTACCGAAGACCGCAAGAAAAAGATGGACTTCACCGAACCTTATGAAAACGCAGGATTGCAGTTCATCGTCCGCAAAGATGAAAACCTTACGTCTGTCGATCAGCTGAAAGGTAAGAAAATCGCCGTCGAAAAAGGGACAGCTTCTCATAAGTACGTAACGGAACACTGCAGGGACTCGGAAATCGTCGTCTTCCCGTCCATTTCGGCAGCCTTCATGGAGGTTGAACAGGGGAAGGCCGATGCCCTTATGCAGGATAAACCGAATGCCGTCTACTATTTGAAGAAACATCCCGAAAGCGGCCTGACCCTCTTAGGGGAAGAAACGGCGAAAATTCCCGATGGTTTCGCCCTGCCAAAGGACAGCCCGTATAAAGCCGAATTCGACAAAGCTTTGAAGGAATTGCAGGAAGACGGGACAATCAAGAAATTAGAAGATAAATGGCTGAACGTCTAA
- the prdA gene encoding D-proline reductase (dithiol) proprotein PrdA, with protein sequence MSITKDTLQKHLTDPAVFCCRRAKGTVIGADDLEDPTLFDDMVDAGLLTLSDDGLTIEEVLGSTLQKDVEALTPITKDVLDKVNPKSAKPVETVPTAAPAKAAAPEAAPSGTIHLKIDKLEGLSLDIPAGTVLGASGVLPAAETGRGEKKVIRTLLKKHIKITDVEISDHTAIKDGKIFIDGSIVDKAVKEDPLCVSMSLDVIYPDKRHVYTDTIMDVAPIATKVEGELGEGVTKVADGVVFMLTGVDEDGVQIHEFGSSEGFLDEKMYFGHPGCADEGDIIIRCHAVIKRLTGMTRPGPFAAHKCEDYIIQAVRNELKKYDGEVVREEVCEDLRRKGNPRVVLVKEIMGQGAMHDNVLCPNEPCGVMGGQKNVDLGNVPIVLTPNQVRDGSIHALTCIGPATKEMTRHYIREPLVEGLAKDDELDLIGVVFVGSPQVNDEKLWVSDRLGSLLESLDIDGCIITTEGFGNNHIDFIQHIGQAGKRGIPVVGVSFCAYQGQLVVGNPYADAMVEENMDQGGFENDVAGCSCVTKEVAARAIQMLKNKMAGVPIAAAPKKWDNAVINANNKLLGLPETVLLDKGTLH encoded by the coding sequence ATGTCTATTACGAAAGATACCTTACAGAAACACCTTACGGATCCTGCTGTTTTCTGCTGCCGCCGGGCTAAGGGGACAGTCATCGGAGCCGATGACCTGGAAGATCCGACGCTGTTTGACGATATGGTCGATGCCGGCCTGCTCACCTTGAGCGATGACGGCTTGACTATCGAAGAAGTCTTGGGCAGTACGCTCCAGAAAGACGTAGAAGCCTTGACGCCGATTACCAAAGACGTCTTGGATAAAGTCAATCCTAAGTCGGCTAAGCCTGTTGAAACGGTACCGACCGCAGCTCCGGCCAAAGCAGCTGCTCCGGAAGCCGCACCGTCCGGGACGATTCATCTGAAAATCGATAAACTGGAAGGCCTGAGCCTGGATATCCCGGCAGGGACCGTCTTAGGCGCGTCCGGTGTCCTGCCGGCAGCAGAAACGGGCAGAGGCGAAAAGAAAGTCATCCGCACACTGCTCAAGAAGCACATCAAGATTACAGATGTCGAAATCAGCGACCATACGGCCATCAAAGACGGCAAGATTTTTATCGATGGATCCATCGTTGACAAGGCCGTCAAAGAAGACCCGCTCTGCGTCAGCATGAGCCTCGATGTTATTTATCCTGATAAACGCCACGTCTATACGGACACCATCATGGACGTCGCGCCTATTGCGACGAAAGTCGAAGGCGAACTCGGTGAAGGCGTCACTAAAGTGGCTGACGGCGTCGTATTCATGCTCACTGGCGTCGATGAAGATGGCGTCCAGATTCACGAATTCGGATCGTCTGAAGGGTTCCTCGATGAAAAGATGTATTTTGGCCATCCTGGCTGTGCCGATGAAGGGGACATCATCATCCGCTGCCATGCCGTCATCAAACGGCTTACCGGCATGACCCGTCCGGGACCTTTTGCCGCTCATAAATGCGAAGACTACATCATTCAGGCCGTCCGCAACGAATTGAAGAAATACGACGGTGAAGTCGTCCGTGAAGAAGTTTGCGAAGACCTGCGCCGGAAAGGCAATCCCCGCGTCGTCTTGGTCAAGGAAATCATGGGCCAAGGGGCTATGCATGACAATGTTCTCTGCCCGAATGAACCGTGCGGCGTCATGGGCGGCCAGAAAAACGTCGACCTCGGCAACGTGCCCATCGTCTTGACGCCGAACCAGGTCCGCGACGGTTCCATCCACGCTTTGACCTGCATTGGACCGGCTACGAAAGAAATGACCCGCCATTATATCCGCGAACCCTTGGTCGAAGGCCTGGCTAAGGATGATGAACTGGACCTTATCGGCGTCGTCTTCGTCGGATCCCCTCAGGTCAATGACGAAAAGCTCTGGGTTTCTGACCGCTTAGGTTCGCTTTTGGAAAGCCTGGACATCGACGGTTGCATCATTACGACGGAAGGTTTTGGCAACAACCATATCGACTTCATCCAGCATATCGGCCAGGCTGGCAAGCGGGGAATCCCCGTCGTGGGCGTTTCCTTCTGCGCCTACCAGGGACAGCTCGTCGTTGGCAATCCCTATGCCGATGCCATGGTCGAAGAAAATATGGACCAAGGCGGTTTTGAAAACGACGTCGCCGGCTGCTCGTGCGTCACGAAAGAAGTAGCAGCCCGGGCTATCCAGATGCTCAAGAATAAGATGGCCGGCGTCCCCATTGCGGCAGCACCGAAAAAATGGGATAACGCCGTTATAAACGCTAACAATAAACTCCTCGGTCTCCCGGAAACAGTTCTCCTCGATAAAGGGACGCTCCACTGA
- a CDS encoding M20 metallopeptidase family protein, protein MIDKMIIKDLVKQAVPDICAMRRHIHENPELSGEEVETAAFMAAKLRSFGIDVQEYVAGTTAVLGTLKGGKPGPVIALRADMDALPMTEETGLPFASNFPGKMHACGHDGHMSILLGAAKVLSQVKDDIPGTVVFICQPAEEKSPVGGAKGLVASGVLDGVDAVYGLHVWPALPSGKIGVLPGPMMAASDHIRIVLNGKASHAAMPHKGVDTIVAAAQFLTAAQTIISRRVNPLYPAVLTFGRITGGTRYNVVADTVEIEGTCRTYHAEAQDAVEAHLQDTLKGIDAMYGTVSRLDYERGYAAVRNTPQQAAFVAGVAKDCFGPGILADVDEPAMTAEDFSGYLQKFDGAFFWLGATKPGDTVYPLHNTHFAVDEACLPVGVELMVSLVLAKMKEKA, encoded by the coding sequence ATGATCGATAAAATGATTATCAAAGACTTAGTGAAGCAGGCTGTGCCTGATATTTGTGCCATGCGCCGTCATATCCATGAAAATCCGGAATTATCTGGCGAAGAAGTGGAAACGGCTGCTTTTATGGCAGCCAAGCTGCGGTCTTTCGGAATCGATGTACAGGAATATGTTGCCGGTACGACGGCTGTCCTGGGGACGCTCAAAGGCGGAAAGCCGGGACCGGTCATCGCTTTGCGGGCCGATATGGACGCCCTGCCCATGACGGAAGAAACGGGCCTGCCCTTTGCGTCCAATTTCCCCGGCAAGATGCACGCCTGCGGCCATGACGGCCACATGAGCATCCTCCTCGGTGCCGCTAAGGTTCTGAGCCAGGTGAAAGACGATATTCCCGGTACGGTCGTCTTCATCTGCCAGCCAGCCGAAGAAAAATCGCCTGTCGGCGGCGCCAAGGGGCTGGTTGCGTCCGGCGTCCTCGACGGCGTCGATGCCGTTTACGGCCTCCACGTCTGGCCGGCCCTGCCCAGTGGCAAAATCGGCGTCCTGCCCGGCCCGATGATGGCTGCTTCGGATCATATCCGCATCGTCCTCAATGGTAAGGCCAGCCATGCCGCCATGCCCCATAAAGGCGTCGACACCATCGTCGCTGCGGCCCAGTTCCTGACAGCGGCCCAGACTATCATCAGCCGCCGCGTCAATCCCCTTTATCCGGCTGTCCTGACCTTTGGCAGGATTACTGGCGGCACGCGCTACAATGTCGTCGCCGATACCGTCGAAATCGAAGGGACCTGCCGGACGTACCACGCCGAAGCCCAGGATGCTGTCGAAGCCCATCTGCAGGATACGCTGAAGGGAATCGATGCCATGTACGGGACGGTCAGCCGCCTCGATTATGAACGGGGTTATGCCGCTGTCCGCAACACGCCCCAGCAGGCCGCTTTTGTCGCCGGTGTGGCTAAGGACTGCTTTGGCCCGGGCATCTTGGCAGACGTCGACGAACCGGCCATGACGGCCGAAGACTTTTCCGGATATCTGCAGAAATTCGACGGTGCCTTCTTCTGGCTCGGTGCGACCAAGCCTGGTGATACGGTCTATCCTTTGCACAATACTCATTTTGCCGTCGATGAAGCTTGCCTGCCTGTAGGCGTCGAACTGATGGTTTCCTTAGTTCTGGCCAAAATGAAAGAAAAAGCATAA
- a CDS encoding amino acid ABC transporter ATP-binding protein — MMRIEHLKKQYGDNLVLNDISLSLDDEVTCILGPSGAGKSTFLRCLNLLESPTGGDIKYNGQSILQPGYDIRKMREEVTMVFQHFNLFPLRNVVGNVMLALQSVKHMKKADAHDIAMEMLKKVDMADKAEKMPDMLSGGQQQRVAIARALAMNPKMILFDEPTSALDPELVGGVLDVMRDLAHNGMSMVIVTHEMAFARDVSDRIVFMADSIVQEDTTPAEFFSHPKTERARNFLSRFLS, encoded by the coding sequence ATGATGAGAATTGAACATTTGAAGAAACAGTATGGTGATAACCTGGTCCTAAATGATATCAGCCTGTCCCTGGATGATGAAGTTACCTGTATCCTCGGACCCTCCGGTGCCGGGAAGAGCACTTTCTTGCGCTGTCTGAATCTGTTGGAATCGCCGACTGGAGGCGACATCAAATATAATGGCCAGAGCATCCTTCAGCCTGGCTACGACATCCGTAAGATGCGCGAAGAAGTGACCATGGTCTTCCAGCATTTCAACCTCTTTCCCCTGCGCAACGTCGTCGGCAACGTCATGCTGGCCCTGCAGAGCGTCAAACACATGAAAAAAGCCGACGCCCACGATATTGCCATGGAAATGCTCAAAAAAGTCGACATGGCCGACAAGGCCGAAAAGATGCCGGATATGCTCTCCGGCGGCCAGCAGCAGCGCGTCGCCATTGCCCGCGCCCTGGCCATGAACCCTAAGATGATTCTTTTCGATGAACCGACATCGGCCTTGGACCCGGAACTCGTCGGCGGCGTTCTCGATGTCATGCGCGACTTGGCCCACAATGGCATGTCTATGGTCATCGTGACCCATGAAATGGCTTTTGCCCGCGACGTGTCGGACCGCATCGTCTTCATGGCCGACAGCATTGTCCAGGAAGATACGACGCCGGCTGAATTCTTCAGCCATCCCAAGACGGAACGAGCCCGCAACTTCTTGAGCCGTTTCTTGTCGTAA
- the prdB gene encoding D-proline reductase (dithiol) protein PrdB → MNLTTVEGMRSEIFVPVTPKPVFTELKKPLSECKVAFITAGGIHKKDQTPFNTSGDFTYRVIPFDTPSSNLMVTHGGFDNSDINKDVNAMFPIDRLHELVAEGFIGSLPKETYTFMGGGGNVEKFRNETGPEIAKKLKAQGVDVVLCTGGCGTCHRSATIVTRCCEAEGMSCCVIAALPPIARQQGAPRITAPHVPIGSNAGEPNNIPMQTAILKESLEWVRDCPSYNGLKVLPYEYRHNV, encoded by the coding sequence ATGAATTTAACGACTGTAGAAGGGATGCGCTCGGAAATCTTCGTTCCCGTTACACCGAAACCGGTATTTACTGAATTAAAGAAACCACTGAGTGAATGTAAAGTCGCCTTCATTACGGCTGGCGGCATCCATAAAAAAGACCAGACGCCGTTCAATACATCTGGGGATTTTACGTATCGCGTCATCCCCTTCGATACGCCATCGTCGAACCTGATGGTTACCCACGGCGGCTTCGATAACTCCGATATTAATAAGGACGTCAACGCCATGTTCCCCATCGACCGCCTGCACGAATTGGTTGCTGAAGGCTTCATCGGATCCCTTCCGAAAGAAACGTATACTTTCATGGGCGGCGGCGGCAACGTCGAAAAATTCCGCAACGAAACGGGTCCGGAAATCGCCAAGAAGCTGAAAGCCCAGGGCGTCGATGTCGTCCTTTGCACCGGCGGCTGCGGGACCTGCCACCGTTCGGCAACCATCGTCACCCGCTGCTGCGAAGCTGAAGGCATGAGCTGCTGCGTCATCGCCGCCTTACCGCCTATTGCCCGTCAGCAAGGAGCTCCGCGCATTACAGCGCCGCACGTACCTATCGGATCCAATGCCGGCGAACCGAATAATATCCCCATGCAGACGGCCATCCTCAAGGAATCCCTGGAATGGGTCCGCGATTGCCCGAGTTATAATGGTCTGAAAGTTCTTCCCTATGAATATCGCCATAATGTGTAA
- a CDS encoding proline racemase family protein, with the protein MWHANQERLMEKLRGDEKILVIDSHTMGEPTRIVVNGFPHAPGKTMMEKKQYIAKHYDTYRQAILLEPRGHTNMFGAILMTPVHEEADVGVIFMDSGGYLNMCGHGSIGVATVLVNEQMIPVHEPYTDICLDAPSGLIKAHVKVEAGRAVEVTITNVPCFLYRTGVTVPVDGLGHVALDIAFGGSFFALVDADALGMRLAPDNIRTIIDTGMNILHSVNAQEVVAHPELDIHSVDLVEFYGKADRPEATMKNAVVFGNYQIDRSPCGTGTSAKVASLYLRGKLKKNELFVYESIMGTLFKARIVEDAKVGGMAAAIPQITGSAYITGINCLVLDETDPFRHGFQIQA; encoded by the coding sequence ATGTGGCATGCTAATCAGGAACGCTTGATGGAAAAATTGCGGGGCGACGAAAAAATCCTGGTCATCGATTCGCATACCATGGGAGAACCGACGCGCATCGTCGTCAATGGATTTCCTCATGCACCAGGCAAAACGATGATGGAAAAGAAACAGTACATCGCCAAACACTACGATACGTACCGTCAGGCAATCTTACTAGAGCCCCGGGGCCATACGAATATGTTCGGTGCCATCCTCATGACGCCAGTCCACGAAGAAGCCGACGTCGGCGTTATCTTCATGGACAGCGGCGGTTATCTGAACATGTGCGGTCACGGCTCCATCGGCGTCGCGACGGTACTGGTCAATGAACAGATGATACCTGTCCACGAACCGTATACGGATATCTGCCTCGATGCGCCGTCAGGTCTCATCAAAGCCCATGTTAAAGTCGAAGCTGGCCGGGCCGTAGAAGTGACCATTACCAACGTGCCCTGCTTCTTATATCGGACAGGTGTCACCGTTCCCGTCGATGGCTTAGGCCATGTCGCCCTGGACATCGCCTTCGGCGGCAGCTTCTTCGCCCTCGTCGACGCCGATGCCTTGGGGATGCGCTTAGCGCCGGACAATATCCGGACCATCATCGATACGGGAATGAACATCCTCCATTCTGTCAATGCTCAGGAAGTCGTAGCCCATCCGGAACTGGACATCCACAGCGTCGACTTAGTCGAATTTTATGGCAAGGCCGACCGGCCCGAAGCGACCATGAAGAATGCCGTCGTCTTCGGCAACTACCAGATTGACCGCAGCCCCTGCGGGACCGGTACCAGCGCAAAAGTGGCGTCGCTGTACTTGCGGGGAAAATTGAAGAAAAATGAACTTTTCGTTTATGAGAGTATCATGGGGACCTTGTTCAAAGCCCGCATCGTAGAGGATGCCAAAGTCGGCGGCATGGCTGCGGCTATTCCACAGATTACGGGCAGTGCCTATATTACGGGCATCAACTGCCTGGTCCTCGATGAGACGGACCCGTTCCGCCATGGTTTCCAGATTCAAGCCTGA
- a CDS encoding CBO2463/CBO2479 domain-containing protein, translating to MAKLDYQINPVLMEGTVTKAGADDVALNLRGRLGVIHAAPSLFLHQPREGRKFRFYFSYMQIVKAPLDYDYAPLQIDREFTPVLAGGVLSEVNDTAIKADCLGGLATIAVPRRWVFTDVTLKEGEYTEFYISPMAAVDEL from the coding sequence ATGGCAAAACTCGACTATCAGATCAACCCGGTACTCATGGAAGGGACTGTGACCAAGGCGGGTGCTGACGATGTGGCGCTCAACCTGCGGGGGAGACTCGGTGTGATCCACGCAGCACCGTCTTTGTTCCTTCATCAGCCTCGGGAAGGCCGGAAATTCCGATTTTATTTTAGTTATATGCAAATCGTAAAGGCCCCGCTCGATTACGATTATGCGCCGCTCCAGATAGACCGGGAATTCACACCGGTCTTGGCCGGCGGCGTCCTCAGCGAAGTCAATGATACGGCCATCAAAGCCGACTGCCTCGGCGGTTTGGCTACCATTGCCGTACCGCGGCGTTGGGTCTTTACCGATGTGACCCTAAAAGAGGGAGAATATACTGAATTTTACATCAGCCCCATGGCGGCTGTAGATGAACTATAG
- a CDS encoding amino acid ABC transporter permease, with amino-acid sequence MFNWEHLDIIIGVIMKGLFWTVVISVTSIIIGYFIGLATGFSRARNIRILKSISAFYVWIIRSTPILVQALYIYFVMPKLFGLHLSHEAAGILCVSLNAGAYISEIVRGAILEVPKGQWEAGMSLGMTKFQIVMKLILPMAFRTMLPALGNQFIITVKDTSILTVIGVAEMTYQAGQYASSNFEFVESYTVLAVFYLVLISLLTVAVNICEQKMGADVK; translated from the coding sequence ATGTTTAACTGGGAACACTTGGACATCATCATCGGTGTCATTATGAAAGGTCTGTTCTGGACCGTCGTCATTTCCGTGACGAGTATCATCATCGGCTATTTCATCGGCTTGGCTACGGGTTTTTCCCGGGCCCGCAATATACGCATCCTCAAGAGCATCAGCGCCTTTTATGTCTGGATCATCCGCAGCACGCCAATCTTGGTCCAGGCTTTGTACATCTATTTCGTCATGCCGAAACTCTTTGGCCTCCATTTATCTCATGAAGCGGCAGGCATTCTCTGTGTTTCCCTTAATGCCGGGGCTTACATTTCAGAAATCGTCCGCGGCGCTATCCTGGAAGTGCCTAAAGGCCAGTGGGAAGCAGGGATGTCTTTGGGAATGACGAAATTCCAGATTGTCATGAAACTGATCCTGCCCATGGCTTTCCGGACTATGTTGCCGGCACTGGGCAACCAGTTCATCATTACCGTAAAGGATACGTCTATCCTGACCGTCATCGGTGTCGCCGAAATGACCTATCAAGCTGGTCAGTACGCGTCGTCGAACTTTGAATTCGTCGAAAGCTATACGGTCCTGGCCGTGTTCTACTTAGTCTTGATTTCGCTGCTGACAGTCGCTGTCAATATTTGCGAACAGAAGATGGGAGCTGATGTAAAATGA
- a CDS encoding aminopeptidase, which yields MKAFDTENSVWARFSPEQRGQMETYSVHYRQFLDTARTERLANKEIIRQAENAGFRPLADFTSLKAGDKVYWDQKGKSVILAVIGSDPIEKGLKIVGSHIDCPRLDVKAMPVVEKNKIVYFKTHYYGGLLKYQWVCLPLSLIGVVYKADGSRIDVSIGEDQGDPVLFINDLLPHLGKDQAAKKLSEAISGEMLMPLAGTNGEGEKTKPAILTLLKDKYGIEEEDFTSAELEIIPAVKSRDVGLDRSMIMSHGHDDRVCSYANLAAILDAEPGEKTQVALFADKEEIGSVGNTGVHSSYFPDFIAELLSLQGRDQEIWLRRTLRNSEVLSADVCAAFDPVFADAYEEQNSAKLGYGICLCKYTGARGKAGSNDANAEFMAKIRRIFNEKEVPWQVGELGKVDQGGGGTIAYIMADWGCDVVDCGVAMHSMHAPLEIVAKADAYSGYLAYKAFFESK from the coding sequence ATGAAAGCATTTGATACAGAAAACAGCGTCTGGGCCCGCTTCTCACCGGAACAGCGCGGCCAGATGGAAACTTACAGCGTCCACTACCGCCAGTTTTTGGACACAGCCCGGACAGAACGGCTGGCCAATAAGGAAATCATCCGCCAGGCTGAAAACGCCGGATTCCGGCCCTTGGCTGACTTCACCAGCCTGAAAGCCGGCGACAAGGTCTACTGGGACCAGAAAGGGAAATCGGTCATCTTAGCCGTCATCGGCTCTGACCCCATCGAAAAGGGGCTGAAAATCGTCGGCTCCCATATCGACTGCCCGCGGCTGGACGTCAAGGCCATGCCCGTTGTCGAAAAGAACAAAATCGTCTACTTCAAGACCCATTATTACGGCGGCTTGCTGAAATACCAGTGGGTCTGCCTGCCCTTGTCCCTGATTGGCGTCGTCTATAAAGCCGATGGCAGCCGCATCGACGTCTCCATCGGCGAAGACCAGGGCGATCCTGTCCTGTTCATCAACGACCTCCTGCCTCACCTGGGCAAGGACCAGGCTGCTAAGAAACTCTCTGAAGCCATCAGCGGCGAAATGCTCATGCCCCTGGCCGGCACGAACGGCGAAGGAGAAAAGACGAAACCGGCTATTCTGACCTTGTTAAAGGACAAATACGGTATTGAAGAAGAAGATTTCACCAGTGCCGAACTGGAAATCATCCCGGCCGTCAAGAGCCGCGACGTCGGCCTGGACCGGTCGATGATCATGTCCCACGGCCATGACGACCGCGTCTGCTCTTACGCCAACCTAGCCGCCATCCTCGATGCCGAACCAGGGGAAAAGACGCAAGTCGCCCTCTTTGCCGATAAAGAAGAAATCGGTTCCGTCGGCAACACCGGCGTCCACTCGTCGTATTTTCCGGACTTCATTGCCGAACTCTTGTCCCTCCAGGGTCGTGACCAAGAAATCTGGCTGCGCCGGACCCTGCGCAACAGCGAAGTCCTGTCGGCCGACGTCTGCGCCGCCTTCGACCCGGTCTTTGCCGATGCCTATGAAGAACAGAACTCGGCCAAACTCGGCTACGGCATCTGCCTGTGCAAATACACCGGTGCCCGCGGCAAGGCCGGCAGCAACGACGCCAACGCCGAATTTATGGCCAAGATCCGCCGCATCTTCAACGAAAAAGAAGTTCCCTGGCAGGTCGGGGAACTGGGTAAAGTCGACCAAGGTGGCGGTGGCACCATCGCCTACATCATGGCCGACTGGGGCTGCGACGTCGTCGACTGCGGCGTAGCCATGCACAGCATGCACGCTCCTTTAGAAATCGTCGCCAAAGCCGATGCCTACAGTGGCTACCTGGCCTATAAAGCCTTTTTTGAAAGTAAGTGA